The Mytilus edulis unplaced genomic scaffold, xbMytEdul2.2 SCAFFOLD_2148, whole genome shotgun sequence genome includes a region encoding these proteins:
- the LOC139509204 gene encoding histone H4: MSGRGKGGKGLGKGGAKRHRKVLRDNIQGITKPAIRRLARRGGVKRISGLIYEETRGVLKVFLENVIRDAVTYTEHAKRKTVTAMDVVYALKRQGRTLYGFGG, from the coding sequence atgtcaggcagaggaaaaggaggtaaaggtctaggaaaaggaggcgccaagcgtcacaggaaggtgttgcgtgataacatccaaggtatcaccaagccagccatccgtcgtttagcaagaagaggtggagtAAAACGTATATCTGGACTCATCTATGAGGAAACCCGCGGTGTCCTTAAAGTTttcttggaaaatgtcatccgtgatgctgtcacatacacagagcacgccaagaggaagactgtcactgccatggatgttgtctacgctttgaaacgtcaaggacgtaccttgtacggattcggaggttaa
- the LOC139509202 gene encoding histone H2B: MPPKVGTKGAKKAVTKAKTARPGGDKKRRRKRRESYAIYIYKVLRQVHPDTGVSSKAMSIMNSFVNDIFERIAAEASRLAHYNKRSTITSREIQTAVRLLLPGELAKHAVSEGTKAVTKYTSSK, translated from the coding sequence atgccacccaaagtaggaactaaaggagccaagaaggccgtcaccaaggcaaagactgccagacccggcggtgacaagaaaaggaggaggaagagacgtgaatcctatgctatctacatctacaaagtcttgagacaagtTCACCCCGACACCGGAGTGTCCTCAAAGGCAATGTCCATCATGAACAGCTTCGTCAACGATATATTCGAGAGAATCGCAGCAGAGGCTTCCCGATTGGCACACTACAACaaaagatctaccatcacatcccgggagatccagaccgctgtccgtcttctcttacccggagaattggccaagcacgctgtcagtgaaggtaccaaagccgtcaccaaatacaccagcagcaagtaa